The following proteins are encoded in a genomic region of Fundidesulfovibrio soli:
- a CDS encoding MarC family protein yields MNDFVNTFLLVYAGLFPIVNPVGGAPIFLGMTLGNSEQERSVLARRVAVNGFFLLLSALFVGSHVLEFFGITMPVLRVAGGSVVTAFGWKLLHAGEHPKDHDGTDSSGGKVGLADSFYPLTLPLTIGPGSLSVAITLGSRRPLGDMGLAQSVLMGCAAVIGLAAVSATVYLCYRYARRIVQIFGQSGINVLLRLSAFILVCIGMEIVWTGVSQLLQLPR; encoded by the coding sequence ATGAACGACTTCGTCAACACCTTCCTGCTGGTTTACGCAGGCCTGTTCCCCATAGTGAACCCCGTGGGCGGCGCGCCCATCTTCCTGGGCATGACCCTGGGCAACTCCGAGCAGGAGCGCTCCGTCCTGGCCCGGCGCGTGGCGGTCAACGGGTTCTTCCTGCTGCTGTCGGCGCTGTTCGTCGGCTCACACGTGCTGGAATTTTTCGGCATCACCATGCCGGTGCTGCGCGTGGCGGGCGGATCGGTGGTCACCGCCTTCGGCTGGAAGCTGCTGCACGCCGGGGAGCACCCCAAAGACCACGACGGAACCGACTCCTCCGGCGGCAAGGTGGGGCTGGCCGACTCCTTCTATCCCCTGACCCTGCCCCTGACCATCGGCCCGGGCTCGCTCTCCGTGGCCATCACCCTGGGCAGCCGCAGGCCCCTGGGCGACATGGGGCTGGCCCAATCCGTCCTGATGGGCTGCGCGGCCGTGATCGGGCTGGCGGCGGTTTCGGCCACGGTCTACCTGTGCTACCGTTATGCCCGCAGGATCGTGCAGATCTTCGGCCAGAGCGGCATCAACGTGCTGCTTCGGCTCTCGGCCTTCATCCTGGTCTGCATCGGGATGGAGATCGTCTGGACCGGCGTCTCCCAGCTGCTGCAACTGCCCCGCTAG
- a CDS encoding GNAT family N-acetyltransferase: MIEILDASTPGRVEQARNLFVEYAASLGLSLCFQNFEQELAGLPGAYAPPRGALLLAVEGAEPLACVALRPLEGPLCTAEGAEAAYQAPIGLDETCEMKRLYVRPQARGRGLGRAMAERIVAEARLRGYRRMRLDTLPSMGRAIALYESLGFKDIPAYCVNPHEGARYLELEL, translated from the coding sequence TTGATCGAGATACTCGACGCCAGCACCCCCGGGCGCGTGGAGCAGGCCAGGAACCTCTTTGTCGAATACGCCGCCAGCCTCGGGCTCTCCCTGTGCTTCCAGAACTTCGAGCAGGAGCTTGCGGGGTTGCCCGGAGCCTACGCCCCTCCCCGGGGCGCTCTGCTCCTGGCTGTGGAGGGCGCCGAGCCTTTGGCCTGCGTGGCCCTGCGCCCGCTGGAAGGGCCGCTGTGCACCGCCGAAGGGGCGGAAGCGGCGTACCAAGCGCCAATCGGACTCGATGAGACCTGCGAGATGAAGCGCCTCTACGTGCGGCCCCAGGCCAGGGGGCGCGGGCTGGGCAGGGCCATGGCCGAACGGATCGTGGCCGAGGCGCGCCTGCGCGGCTACAGGAGGATGCGCCTGGACACCCTGCCCTCCATGGGGCGGGCCATCGCCCTCTATGAGAGCCTGGGCTTCAAGGACATCCCGGCCTACTGCGTGAACCCCCACGAGGGCGCGCGCTACCTGGAACTGGAACTCTAA
- a CDS encoding MBL fold metallo-hydrolase RNA specificity domain-containing protein, whose translation MKIKFLGAAKTVTGSCYMMETGGIRFAVDCGLHQGNREIEARNLDFTVYQPHKVDFFLITHAHMDHSGLLPRMVKNGFAGKVYLTPPTKDLLWIMLQDSAHIQEMEAEQLNRKNARRGGKPAEPLYTQSDATAVMPLMRTVEYNEPFEPAPGVKVVYRDAGHILGSAFIEIWITENGTTNKLVFSGDLGKPDQLIIKDPTFAESANYLFLESTYGDRDHKDPNTSLEELAQAISYSYAHGEKVIIPAFAVERTQEVLYSLHMLSKGGKLPKDMPVYVDSPLAIRATEIFRQHPEYMDADIGSGMQNGEDPFSLPNLRFTLTADESRSINSLDGPAIVISASGMCNAGRIKHHLRHNIWRKGASIVFVGYQGQGTPGRKIVDGAKTIKIMGEDLQVAAKVWTIGGFSAHAGQSQILQWLGHFKKNGMEVFLVHGESNAISTLAGLIESRFGFTVHTPEYLEECTLKPGIETAVTLDTERAMPKVDWGFLLSDTEAKFQLLRQRLDRTAEKPWVDQVELRDKLLEVNKDLMELISEM comes from the coding sequence ATGAAAATCAAGTTCCTGGGAGCGGCGAAGACCGTCACTGGTTCCTGCTACATGATGGAAACCGGCGGTATCCGCTTCGCCGTGGACTGCGGCCTGCACCAGGGCAACCGCGAGATCGAGGCCCGCAACCTGGATTTCACGGTCTACCAGCCCCACAAGGTTGACTTCTTCCTCATCACCCATGCCCACATGGACCATTCCGGCCTGCTGCCGAGGATGGTCAAGAACGGCTTCGCGGGCAAGGTCTACCTGACCCCGCCCACCAAGGACCTGCTCTGGATCATGCTCCAGGACAGCGCCCACATCCAGGAGATGGAAGCAGAGCAGTTGAACCGCAAGAACGCCCGGCGCGGCGGCAAGCCCGCGGAGCCGCTCTACACCCAGTCCGACGCCACGGCCGTGATGCCGCTCATGCGCACGGTGGAATACAACGAGCCCTTCGAGCCCGCCCCGGGCGTGAAGGTGGTCTACCGCGACGCGGGGCACATCCTGGGCTCCGCCTTCATCGAAATCTGGATCACCGAGAACGGCACCACCAACAAGCTCGTCTTCTCGGGCGACCTGGGCAAGCCCGACCAGCTCATCATCAAGGACCCCACCTTCGCCGAGTCGGCCAATTACCTCTTCCTGGAGTCCACCTACGGCGACCGCGACCACAAGGACCCCAACACCAGCCTGGAGGAGCTGGCCCAGGCCATCTCCTACTCCTACGCCCACGGCGAGAAGGTCATCATCCCGGCCTTCGCGGTGGAGCGCACGCAGGAGGTGCTCTACTCGCTGCACATGCTCTCCAAGGGCGGCAAGCTCCCCAAGGACATGCCCGTCTACGTGGACAGCCCCCTGGCCATCCGCGCCACGGAGATATTCCGCCAGCACCCTGAATACATGGACGCGGACATCGGCAGCGGCATGCAGAACGGGGAGGACCCCTTCAGCCTGCCCAACCTGCGCTTCACCCTCACGGCGGACGAATCCCGCTCCATCAACAGCCTGGACGGTCCGGCCATCGTCATCTCGGCCAGCGGCATGTGCAACGCCGGGCGCATCAAGCACCATCTGCGCCACAACATCTGGCGCAAGGGCGCGAGCATCGTGTTCGTGGGCTACCAGGGGCAGGGCACCCCGGGGCGCAAGATCGTGGACGGGGCCAAGACCATCAAGATCATGGGCGAGGATCTGCAGGTCGCGGCCAAGGTCTGGACCATCGGCGGCTTCTCGGCCCACGCCGGGCAGAGCCAGATCCTTCAGTGGCTGGGCCACTTCAAGAAGAACGGCATGGAGGTGTTCCTGGTGCACGGCGAAAGCAACGCCATCAGCACCCTGGCGGGGCTGATCGAGTCGCGCTTCGGGTTCACGGTGCACACGCCGGAATACCTGGAGGAATGCACCCTCAAGCCGGGCATCGAGACCGCCGTCACCCTGGACACCGAACGCGCAATGCCCAAGGTGGACTGGGGCTTCCTGCTTTCCGACACGGAAGCCAAGTTCCAGCTGCTGCGCCAGCGCCTGGACCGCACGGCGGAGAAGCCGTGGGTGGACCAGGTGGAGTTGCGCGACAAGCTCCTGGAGGTCAACAAGGACCTCATGGAGCTGATCTCGGAGATGTAG
- the infA gene encoding translation initiation factor IF-1 — MPKEDAIEVDGTVQEALPNAMFRVELENGHEVLAHISGKMRKFYIRILPGDKVKVELSPYDLSRGRITYRMK, encoded by the coding sequence ATGCCGAAAGAAGACGCCATAGAAGTGGACGGAACCGTCCAAGAAGCACTGCCCAACGCCATGTTCCGCGTTGAACTCGAGAACGGGCACGAAGTGCTCGCCCACATATCCGGCAAGATGCGCAAGTTTTACATCCGCATCCTCCCCGGCGACAAGGTCAAGGTGGAGCTCTCCCCCTACGACCTTTCCCGCGGCCGCATCACCTACCGCATGAAATAA
- a CDS encoding two-component system sensor histidine kinase NtrB produces the protein MLPFIRSSYLNSLLESLATGVVIVNIRGNVYAANASAARMMGLSREELLSSSLNGPRLDRFENRAEVQALLDEALDDTRIPATGDILARYDHPELGLRHFTLAVSRLVEYEKIFGVILQLSDLSHIYDLHQRQSRLQQERIDGLARLSMSIAHQVRNPLMTIGGFTRLLMKRADMPEPSRNHMDIIMEAAMRLEDVVQAVTQFTASRQPAPQLLDAAGLARGVLAAMPAPPSGVAVGFDGEGATLTADPAMTADALREVLANAFEALPAGGGSVRVRCAVEKDFVRIEVLDDGPGIAADHLPFVFDPFFTTTSVGVGMGLAKARKWMRDQGGELEISPIQEGGTLAVLRLPGGDGLKPAGK, from the coding sequence ATGCTGCCTTTCATCCGCTCCTCGTACCTGAACTCCCTGCTGGAGTCGCTGGCCACAGGCGTGGTCATCGTGAACATCCGAGGGAACGTCTACGCCGCCAACGCCTCCGCCGCGCGCATGATGGGCCTGAGCCGGGAGGAGCTCCTCTCCTCCAGCCTGAACGGCCCCCGCCTGGACCGCTTCGAGAACCGCGCCGAGGTCCAGGCCCTGCTGGACGAAGCCCTGGACGACACGCGCATCCCGGCCACGGGCGACATCCTGGCCCGCTACGATCACCCGGAGCTGGGCCTGCGCCATTTCACCCTGGCCGTCTCCCGCCTGGTGGAGTACGAGAAGATTTTCGGCGTGATCCTGCAACTGAGCGACCTTTCCCACATCTACGATCTGCACCAGCGCCAGAGCCGGTTGCAACAGGAGCGCATCGACGGCCTGGCCAGGCTCTCCATGTCCATCGCGCACCAGGTCCGCAACCCTCTGATGACCATCGGCGGCTTCACCCGCCTGCTCATGAAGCGCGCCGACATGCCGGAACCCTCGCGCAACCACATGGATATCATCATGGAGGCGGCCATGCGCCTGGAGGACGTGGTCCAGGCGGTGACGCAGTTCACCGCCTCCCGCCAGCCAGCGCCGCAATTGCTGGATGCGGCTGGATTGGCGCGGGGCGTCCTTGCCGCCATGCCCGCCCCGCCCTCCGGGGTGGCGGTGGGCTTCGACGGCGAGGGCGCGACCCTCACGGCGGACCCCGCCATGACCGCCGACGCTTTGCGCGAGGTGCTGGCCAACGCCTTCGAGGCCCTGCCCGCGGGCGGCGGCTCGGTCAGGGTTCGGTGCGCGGTGGAGAAGGATTTCGTCCGCATCGAGGTTCTGGACGATGGCCCTGGCATAGCAGCGGACCACCTGCCCTTCGTGTTCGACCCGTTCTTCACCACCACATCCGTCGGCGTGGGCATGGGGTTGGCCAAAGCCAGGAAGTGGATGCGCGATCAGGGCGGCGAACTGGAGATTTCCCCCATCCAGGAGGGAGGAACCCTTGCTGTTTTGCGTCTGCCTGGAGGGGATGGCTTGAAGCCCGCTGGAAAATAG
- a CDS encoding aminopeptidase, translating to MLTPKLLDKYADVLIWGLETSRPAGYQPGDNVLVQFDLAGLKLAEALFAKLLARGINVIPRMGLTSRMELDFYKGASDAQLSFIAPGTRELFDNLHGSVYILAPDSLTHLSGIDPKRIAQTAIARKPYRDILVRREEAGNFGWTLCVHPTDEYARCAGLTRKEFTEQVIKACHLRAADPVKEWKKIFDEAMEIKNWLNALPVESFHIESANVDLVVTPGLHRRFKGISGHNIPSFELFLSPDWRGTEGVYYADQPSYRSGNLVRGVRLVFRKGEVAEVSAEEGEEFVRKQVAMDGGSDKLGEFSLTDKRFSKIDKFMANTLFDENFGGEHGNCHVALGSSYSDTYDGDPAELTDARKAELGFNDSALHWDLVNTEKKRVTAKLRGGGSKLIYEDGQFAC from the coding sequence GTGCTGACCCCAAAACTGCTTGATAAATATGCCGATGTTCTCATCTGGGGCCTGGAGACCTCCCGCCCCGCCGGCTACCAGCCGGGTGACAACGTGCTTGTCCAGTTCGACCTGGCCGGGCTCAAGCTGGCGGAGGCCCTCTTCGCCAAACTGCTGGCGCGAGGCATCAACGTGATCCCGCGCATGGGCCTGACCTCCCGCATGGAGCTCGACTTCTACAAGGGCGCGAGCGACGCCCAGCTCTCCTTCATCGCTCCGGGCACCCGGGAGCTGTTCGACAACCTGCACGGCTCGGTCTACATCCTGGCCCCGGACAGCCTGACCCACCTCTCCGGCATCGACCCCAAGCGCATCGCCCAGACCGCCATCGCCCGCAAGCCCTACCGCGACATCCTGGTGCGCCGCGAGGAGGCCGGGAACTTCGGCTGGACCCTGTGCGTGCACCCCACGGACGAATACGCCCGCTGCGCCGGCCTGACCCGCAAGGAGTTCACCGAACAGGTCATCAAGGCCTGCCACCTGCGCGCGGCCGACCCCGTGAAGGAGTGGAAGAAGATTTTCGACGAGGCCATGGAGATCAAAAACTGGCTCAACGCCCTGCCTGTTGAGTCGTTCCATATCGAATCCGCCAATGTGGACCTGGTCGTGACCCCCGGCCTGCACAGGCGCTTCAAGGGCATCTCCGGGCACAACATCCCCAGCTTCGAGCTTTTCCTTTCGCCGGATTGGCGCGGCACCGAGGGCGTCTACTATGCGGACCAGCCTTCCTACCGCAGCGGCAACCTGGTGCGCGGCGTGCGCCTTGTGTTCCGCAAGGGCGAGGTGGCCGAGGTCAGCGCGGAGGAGGGCGAGGAGTTCGTGCGCAAGCAGGTGGCCATGGACGGCGGCTCCGACAAGTTGGGCGAGTTCTCGCTCACGGACAAGCGCTTCTCCAAGATCGACAAGTTCATGGCCAACACCCTCTTCGACGAGAACTTTGGCGGCGAGCACGGCAACTGCCACGTGGCCCTCGGAAGCTCCTACTCCGACACCTACGACGGCGACCCGGCCGAACTCACCGACGCCCGCAAAGCGGAACTCGGCTTCAACGACTCCGCCCTGCACTGGGACCTGGTGAACACCGAGAAGAAGCGCGTCACCGCCAAGCTGCGCGGCGGCGGCAGCAAGCTCATCTACGAAGACGGCCAGTTCGCCTGCTGA
- the lysA gene encoding diaminopimelate decarboxylase translates to MHFFEYKDGQLFAEGVPAAELARKFGTPLYVYSAATLRRHFEAFDSAFAGVPHLTCYSVKANSNLSLLSLLKDCGAGMDIVSGGELHRALTAGVAPDKIVYSGVGKRADEMRQALAADILMFNVESAAELELLSAVATDMGKTARISLRINPDVDPKTHPYISTGMKKNKFGLDIESSLATYQRAMALPGIEPIGIDCHIGSQLTSLDPFLEALDRIMRFHERLTALGLTITHLDLGGGLGIPYNDEEPPHPTEFGDALVKVLKDHPMTIILEPGRVIAGNSGILLTEVVYTKKTPTKDFIIVDAGMNDLVRPSLYGSFHAIREVEPKGRPDVDVDVVGPICESGDFLAKDRNIPAVERGELLAVFSAGAYGFTMSSNYNSRPRAAEVLVDGDKVKLARRRETLDDLIALEKN, encoded by the coding sequence ATGCATTTCTTCGAATACAAGGACGGCCAGCTCTTCGCCGAGGGCGTCCCGGCGGCCGAACTGGCCCGCAAGTTCGGCACCCCCCTTTACGTCTACTCCGCCGCCACGTTGCGCCGCCACTTCGAGGCCTTCGACTCGGCCTTCGCGGGCGTGCCCCACCTGACCTGCTATTCGGTGAAGGCCAACTCCAACCTGAGCCTGCTCTCCCTGCTCAAGGATTGCGGGGCCGGCATGGACATCGTCTCCGGCGGCGAGCTGCACCGCGCCCTGACCGCCGGCGTCGCGCCGGACAAGATCGTCTACTCCGGCGTGGGCAAGCGCGCCGACGAGATGCGCCAGGCCCTGGCCGCCGACATCCTGATGTTCAACGTGGAGTCCGCCGCCGAGTTGGAGCTGCTCTCCGCCGTCGCCACCGACATGGGCAAGACCGCGCGCATCAGCCTGCGCATCAACCCCGACGTGGACCCCAAGACCCACCCCTACATCTCCACGGGGATGAAGAAGAACAAGTTCGGCCTGGACATCGAGTCCTCCCTGGCCACCTACCAGCGCGCCATGGCCCTGCCCGGCATCGAGCCCATCGGCATCGACTGCCACATCGGCTCCCAGCTCACCAGCCTGGACCCCTTCCTGGAAGCGCTGGACCGCATCATGCGCTTCCATGAGCGCCTGACCGCCTTGGGGCTTACGATCACCCACCTGGACCTGGGCGGCGGCCTGGGCATCCCCTACAATGACGAGGAGCCGCCCCACCCCACCGAGTTCGGCGACGCCCTGGTGAAGGTCCTCAAGGACCACCCCATGACCATCATCCTGGAGCCCGGCCGCGTGATCGCGGGCAACTCCGGCATCCTGCTCACCGAGGTGGTCTACACCAAGAAGACCCCCACCAAGGACTTCATCATCGTGGACGCGGGCATGAACGACCTGGTGCGCCCCTCGCTCTACGGCTCCTTCCACGCCATCCGCGAGGTTGAGCCCAAGGGCCGCCCGGACGTGGACGTGGACGTGGTGGGCCCCATCTGCGAATCCGGCGACTTCCTCGCCAAGGACCGCAACATCCCCGCCGTGGAGCGGGGGGAGCTGCTGGCCGTGTTCTCGGCCGGGGCCTACGGCTTCACCATGTCCTCCAACTACAACTCCCGCCCCAGGGCGGCCGAGGTGCTGGTGGACGGCGACAAAGTGAAGCTGGCCCGCAGGCGCGAGACCCTCGACGACCTGATCGCCCTGGAAAAGAACTAG
- the mutS gene encoding DNA mismatch repair protein MutS, whose translation MSTVKLTPMLEQYLSIKGEYPDCLLMYRMGDFYEMFFEDAEVAARELQIALTSRDKNSETPVPMCGVPHHALSAYLSQLLEKGYKVAICDQVEDPKQAKGLVKREVTRVLTPGTVVEDVNLQAKRNNYLAALFWEPDERAGGLAWIEFSTGEWSGLHSRDEAQLWQWVEKIQPKELLLPDMKAPPRHVPELGIQITNFPHKPHFDLAAASSRVLEAQEVSSLETLDLGDKPQLVRAMGAMLSYLTQTQKQGLGHLSAFRPLNLSRHLLVDEVTERNLEIFRRLDGRKGPGTLWHVLDRTVTPMGGRLLEIRLRQPWVDLETILENQEAVRFFFKEDGLREAMRDALDEVYDLERLSTRIFLGRATPKDFLALRNTLTALPGIHGLLAGDGLDGAVFSVEKPRALGRVLQTWDQLEDVRELLAAALADSPPATITEGGLFRFGYHSGLDELMELTEHGESKLKELLLSEQEANSLPKLKLGYNRVFGYYFELSRAGGHVPEHFVRRQTLANAERYITPALKELEDKLLSASERRKDLEYRLFGELREIVAKARPRFKSMARALADLDYWQALADTARKWEWTKPALHQGLEIAIQAGRHPAVEAVQGPANYIPNDLSITGDTRLLLITGPNMAGKSTVLRQVAIMCLLAQIGSYVPAAKARLGLTDRIFSRVGASDNLAQGHSTFMVEMMETARILRQATRKSLVILDEIGRGTSTFDGLALAWAVVEDLAGRGRKGDSSDGGGIRTLFATHYHELTQLEGKLPGLRNVNIAVKEWRGDIIFLRRLVPGPSDRSYGIEVARLAGVPSRVVQRSKDILAGLEKKARETRGAAPQPTAQRSMLPGLPGLASEAQEFPPEQAHPVLEDIRNLKLDSITPLEALNILGGLKAKLDGEAGTQGD comes from the coding sequence ATGAGCACCGTCAAGCTCACCCCCATGCTGGAGCAGTACCTGTCGATCAAGGGAGAATACCCTGATTGCCTGCTCATGTACCGCATGGGCGACTTCTACGAGATGTTCTTCGAGGACGCCGAAGTGGCCGCCCGGGAGCTTCAGATCGCGCTGACCTCGCGCGACAAGAACTCCGAGACTCCGGTCCCCATGTGCGGCGTGCCGCATCACGCGCTTTCGGCCTACCTGAGCCAGCTGCTGGAAAAGGGCTACAAGGTGGCCATCTGCGACCAGGTGGAGGACCCGAAGCAGGCCAAGGGCCTAGTGAAGCGCGAGGTGACGAGGGTGCTCACGCCCGGCACCGTGGTGGAGGACGTCAACCTCCAGGCCAAGCGCAACAACTACCTGGCCGCCCTGTTCTGGGAGCCCGACGAGCGCGCGGGCGGCCTGGCCTGGATCGAATTCTCCACGGGCGAGTGGTCCGGCCTGCACAGCCGCGACGAGGCCCAGCTCTGGCAGTGGGTCGAGAAGATCCAGCCCAAGGAGCTCCTGCTGCCGGACATGAAGGCCCCGCCCAGGCACGTGCCGGAACTGGGCATCCAGATCACCAATTTTCCCCACAAGCCCCATTTCGACCTGGCGGCCGCCTCCAGCCGCGTGCTGGAGGCCCAGGAGGTCTCCAGCCTGGAAACCCTGGACCTCGGCGACAAGCCGCAGCTGGTGCGGGCCATGGGGGCCATGCTCTCCTACCTGACTCAGACCCAGAAGCAGGGCCTTGGGCACCTGAGCGCCTTCCGCCCCCTGAACCTGAGCCGCCATCTGCTGGTGGACGAGGTCACGGAACGCAACCTGGAAATTTTCCGCCGCCTGGACGGCCGCAAGGGTCCCGGCACCCTCTGGCATGTGCTGGACCGCACCGTGACCCCAATGGGCGGCCGCCTGCTGGAGATCCGGCTGCGCCAGCCCTGGGTGGATCTTGAGACCATCCTGGAGAACCAGGAGGCCGTACGCTTCTTTTTCAAGGAAGACGGCCTGCGGGAGGCCATGCGCGACGCCCTGGACGAAGTCTACGACCTGGAGCGCCTCTCCACGCGCATCTTCCTGGGCCGGGCCACGCCCAAGGATTTCCTGGCCCTGCGCAACACCCTGACCGCGCTGCCGGGCATCCACGGCCTGCTGGCGGGAGACGGCCTGGACGGAGCGGTCTTCAGCGTGGAGAAGCCCCGGGCCCTGGGCCGCGTGCTCCAAACCTGGGACCAGTTGGAGGACGTCCGCGAACTGCTGGCCGCCGCGCTCGCCGATTCGCCCCCGGCCACCATCACCGAGGGCGGCCTGTTCCGCTTCGGCTACCACTCGGGCCTGGACGAGCTGATGGAGCTCACCGAGCACGGCGAATCCAAGCTCAAGGAGCTGCTGCTGAGCGAGCAGGAGGCCAACTCCCTGCCCAAGCTCAAGCTGGGCTACAACCGGGTGTTCGGCTACTACTTCGAACTTTCCCGCGCTGGCGGCCATGTGCCCGAGCATTTCGTGCGCCGCCAGACACTTGCCAACGCCGAGCGCTACATCACCCCGGCCCTCAAGGAGTTGGAGGACAAGCTGCTCTCCGCAAGCGAGCGCCGCAAGGATCTGGAATACCGCCTTTTCGGCGAGCTGCGCGAAATCGTCGCCAAGGCCCGCCCGCGCTTCAAGTCCATGGCCCGCGCCCTGGCCGACCTGGACTACTGGCAGGCCCTGGCGGACACGGCCCGCAAGTGGGAATGGACCAAGCCCGCCCTGCACCAGGGGCTGGAGATCGCCATCCAGGCGGGACGACACCCCGCCGTGGAAGCCGTTCAGGGCCCAGCCAACTACATCCCCAACGATCTGAGCATCACCGGGGATACGCGCCTGCTGCTCATCACCGGACCCAACATGGCGGGCAAGTCCACGGTGCTGCGCCAGGTGGCCATCATGTGCCTGCTGGCGCAGATCGGCTCCTACGTGCCCGCGGCCAAGGCGCGCCTCGGCCTGACGGACCGCATCTTCTCCCGCGTTGGCGCCTCGGACAACCTCGCCCAGGGCCACTCCACCTTCATGGTGGAGATGATGGAGACGGCGCGCATCCTGCGCCAGGCCACCCGCAAGAGCCTCGTCATACTGGACGAGATCGGGCGGGGCACCTCCACCTTCGACGGCCTGGCCCTGGCCTGGGCCGTGGTGGAAGATCTTGCCGGGCGCGGCCGCAAAGGCGACTCCAGCGACGGCGGCGGCATCCGCACCCTCTTCGCCACCCACTATCACGAGCTGACGCAGCTGGAAGGCAAACTTCCGGGCCTGCGCAACGTGAACATCGCCGTGAAGGAGTGGCGCGGCGACATCATCTTTCTGCGCAGGCTGGTGCCCGGCCCCTCGGACCGCAGCTACGGCATCGAGGTGGCCCGGCTTGCGGGCGTGCCCAGCCGGGTGGTACAGCGCTCAAAGGACATCCTGGCCGGGTTGGAGAAGAAGGCGCGGGAGACGCGCGGGGCCGCCCCGCAGCCGACCGCCCAGCGCTCCATGCTCCCCGGGCTCCCCGGGCTGGCCAGCGAGGCCCAGGAGTTCCCGCCCGAACAGGCGCACCCCGTGCTGGAAGACATCCGCAACCTCAAACTCGATAGCATCACCCCCCTGGAAGCCCTGAACATCCTGGGAGGCCTCAAGGCCAAGCTGGACGGGGAAGCAGGAACCCAAGGAGATTAG
- a CDS encoding LapA family protein — protein sequence MRFIKFVLLVLFFLFFMVFFVQNNAQLGALLELKFSMFTLNWQAQPIPFYLVVLIFFVLGALFSTVFFVIDRIRIGSLCSEAKAKASALQSELDGLKAKQAINVPAPAAPAPAAAEEAKS from the coding sequence ATGCGTTTCATCAAGTTCGTGCTGTTGGTGCTGTTCTTCCTGTTCTTCATGGTGTTCTTCGTCCAGAACAACGCCCAGCTTGGCGCCCTGCTGGAGCTGAAGTTCAGCATGTTCACCCTGAACTGGCAGGCACAGCCTATCCCGTTCTACCTGGTGGTGCTCATCTTCTTTGTGCTGGGCGCGCTCTTCAGCACGGTCTTCTTCGTCATCGACCGCATCCGCATCGGCTCCCTCTGCAGCGAAGCCAAAGCCAAGGCCAGCGCCCTCCAGTCCGAGCTGGACGGACTCAAGGCCAAGCAGGCCATCAACGTGCCCGCTCCCGCCGCCCCCGCCCCGGCTGCCGCCGAGGAGGCCAAGTCCTAG
- a CDS encoding HIT family protein — translation MDVLWAPWRMDYILGPKPDSCVFCIPAHTGEDRDRLVLARGKHTFVIMNKYPYNSGHLMVTPYRHISCITELTQEESGEMMAALQETVAIINECFRPHGVNAGLNLGEAAGAGIASHLHFQIVPRWNGDNSFMAVFGETHVIPELLLQTYDRIKPRFDRAAIFSNI, via the coding sequence ATGGACGTGCTCTGGGCACCCTGGCGGATGGATTACATCCTCGGCCCCAAGCCCGACTCCTGTGTTTTCTGCATCCCCGCCCACACCGGGGAGGACAGGGACCGCCTCGTGCTGGCCAGGGGAAAGCACACTTTCGTGATCATGAACAAGTACCCCTACAACAGCGGGCACCTCATGGTCACACCGTACCGCCACATCAGCTGCATCACCGAACTCACGCAGGAGGAGTCCGGCGAGATGATGGCCGCCCTCCAGGAGACCGTGGCCATCATCAACGAGTGCTTCAGGCCGCACGGCGTCAACGCGGGCCTGAACCTTGGCGAGGCCGCCGGGGCTGGCATCGCCTCGCATCTGCATTTCCAGATCGTGCCGCGCTGGAACGGCGACAACTCTTTCATGGCGGTGTTCGGCGAGACCCACGTCATACCCGAACTGCTGCTGCAAACCTACGACAGGATCAAACCGCGTTTCGACCGCGCGGCCATATTTAGCAACATCTGA